A stretch of the Odontesthes bonariensis isolate fOdoBon6 chromosome 5, fOdoBon6.hap1, whole genome shotgun sequence genome encodes the following:
- the serinc2l gene encoding serine incorporator 1 gives MGACMALCSLASCASCLCGSAPCLLCGCCPSSNNSTVTRLVFSFFLLLGTMVSVIMILPGMETQLRKIPGFCQGGTSIPGIDNQVNCDVIVGYKSVYRMCFAMTCFFFLFSAIMIRVRNSKDPRAAIQSGFWFFKFLILVGITVGAFFIPDGTFHSVWFYFGLVGSFIFIIIQLILLIDFAHSWNKIWVENAEETDNKCWFAGLLTFTVLHYALAFAAMVLFYVYYTQPDDCTEHKVFISLNLIFCVIVSVVSILPKIQEAQPHSGLLQASIISLYTMYITWSAMTNNPNRKCNPSLLSLVSTNVNSSETHDSSTGQVQWWDAQGIVGLIIFLFCTLYASIRSSSNTQVNKLMQTEEGSGSGGEGVVGEDGMRRAVDNEEEAVSYSYSFFHFHLCLASLYIMMTLTNWYQPDTTTQAMQSRMPAVWVKMSSSWLGLGLYLWTLIAPLIFPDREFN, from the exons ATGGGGGCTTGCATGGCCTTGTGTTCTTTAGCTAGTTGT GCCTCCTGTCTGTGCGGCTCAGCTCCATGTCTTTTGTGCGGCTGCTGTCCCTCCTCCAATAACTCCACAGTCACACGGCTggtcttctctttctttctgctgCTGGGGACCATGGTGTCCGTCATCATGATCCTTCCTGGAATGGAAACACAGCTCCGTAAA ATCCCAGGATTCTGTCAGGGAGGAACATCTATACCTGGTATTGACAACCAGGTCAACTGTGATGTCATTGTGGGCTACAAGTCCGTGTACCGCATGTGCTTTGCCATGACCTGcttcttctttctgttctctgccaTAATGATTCGTGTCCGTAACAGTAAAGACCCACGTGCAGCTATTCAAAGCGG GTTCTGGTTCTTTAAATTTCTGATTCTGGTTGGGATTACCGTGGGCGCTTTCTTCATCCCCGACGGAACATTTCATTCTG tgTGGTTTTACTTTGGGCTGGTGGGATCCTTCATCTTCATTATAATTCAGCTGATTCTTCTCATTGATTTTGCCCACTCCTGGAACAAGATCTGGGTGGAAAATGCTGAGGAGACCGACAACAAATGCTGGTTTGCAG GACTGCTGACTTTCACCGTCCTGCACTATGCTCTGGCGTTTGCTGCCATGGTGCTCTTCTACGTTTACTACACGCAGCCGGACGACTGCACAGAACACAAAGTCTTCATCAGCCTCAACCTCATCTTCTGCGTCATCGTCTCCGTCGTCTCCATATTACCTAAGATACAG GAAGCTCAGCCCCACTCTGGTCTGCTCCAGGCTTCCATCATCTCCCTCTACACCATGTACATCACTTGGTCTGCAATGACCAACAATCCAA ATCGCAAGTGTAACCCCAGCTTGTTGAGTCTGGTCTCAACAAATGTCAACTCGTCTGAAACACACGATAGCAGCACGGGACAGGTGCAGTGGTGGGATGCTCAGGGCATCGTCGGTTTGATCATCTTCCTCTTTTGCACTCTTTATGCCAG TATCCGGTCATCCAGCAACACCCAGGTGAACAAActgatgcagacagaggagGGCAGCGGGTCGGGAGGGGAGGGTGTCGTCGGAGAGGACGGCATGCGCAGGGCCGTCGACAACGAGGAGGAGGCAGTCTCTTACAGCTACTCCTTTTTCCACTTCCACCTGTGTCTGGCCTCCCTTTACATCATGATGACTCTTACCAACTGGTACCA ACCAGACACCACCACGCAGGCCATGCAGAGCAGAATGCCAGCTGTGTGGGTGAAGATGAGCTCCAGCTGGCTGGGCCTCGGTCTCTACCTCTGGACCCTCATTGCACCTCTCATCTTCCCTGACAGAGAGTTCAACTGA
- the stmn1b gene encoding stathmin 1b — protein sequence MESCADIQVKELNKRASGQAFEVILSPSTPDAKVEFLLSPNKKRETSLDEIKKKLMAAEERRRSHEAEVLKHLAEKREHEKEVIQKAMEESCNFSKLAQEKLNQKMEANKENRTARLAALNEKFKEKDKKIQEVKKNKEAMKDTDN from the exons ATGGAAAGCTGCGCTG ACATCCAAGTGAAGGAGCTGAACAAGCGAGCATCAGGTCAAGCATTCGAGGTCATCCTGAGCCCCTCAACTCCAGATGCTAAAGTGGAATTTCTGTTGTCCCCCAATAAGAAAAGGGAAACATCACTTGATGAGATTAAGAAGAAACTGATGGCTGCAGAGGAAAGACGCAGG aGCCACGAGGCCGAAGTGCTGAAACATCTAGCAGAGAAACGAGAGCATGAGAAGGAGGTGATCCAGAAGGCCATGGAGGAAAGCTGCAACTTCAGCAAGCTGGCACAGGAGAAGCTCAATCAGAAGATGGAGGCAAACAAAGAGAACCGCACTGCCCGCCTGGCAGCTCTGAACGAAAAGTTCAAGGAGAAG gacaAGAAGATTCAAGAAGTGAAGAAGAACAAGGAGGCAATGAAAGATACTGATAACTAA